One part of the Oncorhynchus kisutch isolate 150728-3 linkage group LG22, Okis_V2, whole genome shotgun sequence genome encodes these proteins:
- the LOC109867548 gene encoding MOB kinase activator 2 isoform X2 — MRFKRNGSYTLNRKSKTKPNGKKPPAEEKKQYLEAEFTKVRVVDFDLKELVILPREIDLNEWLASNTTTFFNLINLQYSTISEFCTGDTCQAMTACNTIYYWYDERGKKTKCTAPQYVDFVMSLVQKLVTDDDIFPTKYGKEFPNAFESLVKKICRYLFHVLAHLFWAHFKETVALDLQGHLNTLYAHFIVFIREFNLVDPKETCIMDDLSEILCAPAPPAPAAPSSPTSAPSPSSHNHVTER; from the exons GAAGTCTAAGACGAAGCCCAATGGGAAGAAGCCGCCAGCGGAAGAGAAGAAGCAGTATCTGGAGGCGGAGTTCACGAAAGTACGGGTGGTCGACTTCGACCTCAAAGAGCTGGTGATCCTGCCCAGGGAGATAGACCTCAACGAATGGCTCGCCAGCAACA CTACGACCTTCTTCAATCTTATAAACCTGCAGTACAGCACCATCTCCGAGTTCTGCACAGGGGACACCTGTCAAGCCATGACCGCCTGTAACAC AATATACTACTGGTATGACGAGAGGGGGAAGAAGACAAAGTGCACTGCACCTCAGTACGTCGACTTCGTCATGAGTCTGGTGCAGAAGCTGGTCACAGACGACGACATCTTTCCTACAAAATACG GCAAGGAGTTCCCCAATGCGTTTGAGTCTTTGGTAAAGAAGATCTGCCGGTATCTGTTCCACGTCCTGGCTCACCTCTTCTGGGCGCACTTTAAGGAGACAGTCGCTCTGGATCTACAGGGCCACTTGAACACTCTGTACGCACATTTCATTGTTTTCATCAGGGAATTCAACCTGGTCGACCCCAAGGAGACCTGTATCATGGACGACCTGTCCGAAATCCTCTGCGCTCCCGCGCCCCCAGCACCTGCCGCCCCTTCCTCCCCCACCTCGGCCCCTTCCCCCTCCTCACACAACCATGTGACGGAGAGATGA
- the LOC109867548 gene encoding MOB kinase activator 2 isoform X4 produces MDWLMGKSKTKPNGKKPPAEEKKQYLEAEFTKVRVVDFDLKELVILPREIDLNEWLASNTTTFFNLINLQYSTISEFCTGDTCQAMTACNTIYYWYDERGKKTKCTAPQYVDFVMSLVQKLVTDDDIFPTKYGKEFPNAFESLVKKICRYLFHVLAHLFWAHFKETVALDLQGHLNTLYAHFIVFIREFNLVDPKETCIMDDLSEILCAPAPPAPAAPSSPTSAPSPSSHNHVTER; encoded by the exons GAAGTCTAAGACGAAGCCCAATGGGAAGAAGCCGCCAGCGGAAGAGAAGAAGCAGTATCTGGAGGCGGAGTTCACGAAAGTACGGGTGGTCGACTTCGACCTCAAAGAGCTGGTGATCCTGCCCAGGGAGATAGACCTCAACGAATGGCTCGCCAGCAACA CTACGACCTTCTTCAATCTTATAAACCTGCAGTACAGCACCATCTCCGAGTTCTGCACAGGGGACACCTGTCAAGCCATGACCGCCTGTAACAC AATATACTACTGGTATGACGAGAGGGGGAAGAAGACAAAGTGCACTGCACCTCAGTACGTCGACTTCGTCATGAGTCTGGTGCAGAAGCTGGTCACAGACGACGACATCTTTCCTACAAAATACG GCAAGGAGTTCCCCAATGCGTTTGAGTCTTTGGTAAAGAAGATCTGCCGGTATCTGTTCCACGTCCTGGCTCACCTCTTCTGGGCGCACTTTAAGGAGACAGTCGCTCTGGATCTACAGGGCCACTTGAACACTCTGTACGCACATTTCATTGTTTTCATCAGGGAATTCAACCTGGTCGACCCCAAGGAGACCTGTATCATGGACGACCTGTCCGAAATCCTCTGCGCTCCCGCGCCCCCAGCACCTGCCGCCCCTTCCTCCCCCACCTCGGCCCCTTCCCCCTCCTCACACAACCATGTGACGGAGAGATGA
- the LOC109867548 gene encoding MOB kinase activator 2 isoform X3 encodes MGVLVCCDCFFYRKSKTKPNGKKPPAEEKKQYLEAEFTKVRVVDFDLKELVILPREIDLNEWLASNTTTFFNLINLQYSTISEFCTGDTCQAMTACNTIYYWYDERGKKTKCTAPQYVDFVMSLVQKLVTDDDIFPTKYGKEFPNAFESLVKKICRYLFHVLAHLFWAHFKETVALDLQGHLNTLYAHFIVFIREFNLVDPKETCIMDDLSEILCAPAPPAPAAPSSPTSAPSPSSHNHVTER; translated from the exons GAAGTCTAAGACGAAGCCCAATGGGAAGAAGCCGCCAGCGGAAGAGAAGAAGCAGTATCTGGAGGCGGAGTTCACGAAAGTACGGGTGGTCGACTTCGACCTCAAAGAGCTGGTGATCCTGCCCAGGGAGATAGACCTCAACGAATGGCTCGCCAGCAACA CTACGACCTTCTTCAATCTTATAAACCTGCAGTACAGCACCATCTCCGAGTTCTGCACAGGGGACACCTGTCAAGCCATGACCGCCTGTAACAC AATATACTACTGGTATGACGAGAGGGGGAAGAAGACAAAGTGCACTGCACCTCAGTACGTCGACTTCGTCATGAGTCTGGTGCAGAAGCTGGTCACAGACGACGACATCTTTCCTACAAAATACG GCAAGGAGTTCCCCAATGCGTTTGAGTCTTTGGTAAAGAAGATCTGCCGGTATCTGTTCCACGTCCTGGCTCACCTCTTCTGGGCGCACTTTAAGGAGACAGTCGCTCTGGATCTACAGGGCCACTTGAACACTCTGTACGCACATTTCATTGTTTTCATCAGGGAATTCAACCTGGTCGACCCCAAGGAGACCTGTATCATGGACGACCTGTCCGAAATCCTCTGCGCTCCCGCGCCCCCAGCACCTGCCGCCCCTTCCTCCCCCACCTCGGCCCCTTCCCCCTCCTCACACAACCATGTGACGGAGAGATGA